In Thermomonas carbonis, a single genomic region encodes these proteins:
- a CDS encoding acetylglutamate kinase, translating into MLNAHAVHDPQTRQTIVRLLSSMGSAKEINQYLKRFSQLDAARFAIVKVGGAVLRDDLDALVSSLAFLQDVGLTPIVIHGAGPQLDAELSAAGIAKQTIDGLRVTSPEALAIVRRVFHAQNLKLVEALQASDARATSIVSGVFEADYLDRERFGLVGEVKRVDLAPIQASLQAGSIPVIASLGETIGGQILNVNADFAANELVQVLQPYKIVFLTGTGGLLDAEGKVIDSINLSTEYEHLMQQSWIEGGMRVKIEQIKDLLDGLPLASSVSITRPAELAKELFTHKGSGTLVRRGERVMEAGSWDAFDLPRLRTLIESAFGRKLLPDYFETTTLHHAYVSENYRAAVILTREDAGIYLDKFAVLDDAQGEGLGRAVWQVMRDANPRLFWRSRHGNPVNPFYYSESDGCIKQEKWKVFWYGLSAMDEIARCIAYCASHAATLKDPA; encoded by the coding sequence ATGTTGAACGCGCATGCCGTGCACGATCCGCAGACCCGCCAGACCATCGTGCGGTTGTTGTCGAGCATGGGCAGCGCCAAGGAAATCAACCAGTACCTCAAGCGTTTCTCGCAACTGGATGCGGCGCGCTTCGCGATCGTCAAGGTCGGTGGCGCGGTGTTGCGCGATGATCTCGACGCGCTGGTGTCGTCGCTGGCCTTCCTGCAGGACGTGGGCCTGACTCCGATCGTGATCCATGGCGCGGGTCCGCAACTCGACGCGGAATTGTCCGCCGCCGGGATCGCCAAGCAGACCATCGACGGGCTGCGGGTGACATCGCCGGAAGCGCTGGCGATCGTGCGCCGCGTCTTCCATGCGCAGAACCTGAAATTGGTCGAAGCGCTGCAGGCCAGCGATGCGCGCGCCACCAGCATCGTCTCCGGCGTGTTCGAGGCCGACTACCTCGACCGCGAACGCTTCGGCCTGGTCGGCGAAGTGAAGCGCGTCGACCTGGCACCGATCCAGGCCAGCCTGCAGGCGGGTTCGATCCCGGTGATCGCCTCGCTCGGCGAGACCATCGGCGGACAGATCCTCAACGTCAATGCCGACTTTGCCGCCAACGAACTGGTGCAGGTGCTGCAGCCGTACAAGATCGTGTTCCTGACCGGCACCGGCGGCCTGCTCGACGCGGAGGGCAAGGTGATCGACTCGATCAACCTGTCCACCGAATACGAGCACCTCATGCAGCAGTCGTGGATCGAAGGCGGCATGCGGGTGAAGATCGAGCAGATCAAGGATCTGCTGGATGGCTTGCCGCTGGCGTCGTCGGTGTCGATCACCCGGCCGGCGGAACTGGCCAAGGAATTGTTCACCCACAAGGGCTCGGGCACGCTGGTGCGGCGCGGCGAGCGGGTGATGGAAGCGGGTTCGTGGGATGCGTTCGACTTGCCGCGCCTGCGCACGCTGATCGAGTCCGCGTTCGGTCGCAAGCTGCTGCCGGATTATTTCGAGACGACGACGCTGCATCACGCCTATGTCAGCGAGAACTATCGCGCCGCGGTGATCCTCACCCGCGAAGATGCCGGCATCTACCTCGACAAGTTCGCGGTGCTCGACGACGCCCAGGGCGAAGGACTCGGTCGCGCGGTCTGGCAGGTCATGCGTGATGCAAATCCACGCCTGTTCTGGCGTTCGCGCCATGGCAATCCGGTCAATCCGTTCTATTACTCGGAATCGGACGGCTGCATCAAGCAGGAGAAGTGGAAGGTGTTCTGGTACGGGCTGTCCGCGATGGACGAGATCGCGCGTTGCATCGCGTACTGCGCGAGCCATGCGGCCACCCTGAAGGACCCGGCATGA
- the dksA gene encoding RNA polymerase-binding protein DksA — MAAKKPVKKAAKPASKAAPAKKPTPAKKPAAKPVAKKVAPAKKPAPAKKPTAKPVAKKAAPAKKPAPVKKPVAKTAATASKSAPAPAKKVPAAKPAPVKAAPVKAAVAKPAPAAAKSAPVASRPAPAKAAPAKTAPAPSKAAPAAKKEAAQVAAPKPVAVVRKPQGKVAVALVSRPASPAPKGKLKVVPYQTDEATGRPILPVGYKPGADEEYMSPLQLEYFRQRLANWRSDLVEESKQTIENLKEEVRDVGDEAERATRETENSLELRTRDRYRKLIGKIDSTLKRLDGGDYGFCVDTGEEIGLDRMEARLTAERTIDAQERWEHMQKQMGD, encoded by the coding sequence GTGGCAGCGAAGAAACCCGTGAAAAAGGCCGCCAAGCCGGCCAGCAAGGCCGCTCCGGCGAAGAAGCCGACCCCCGCCAAGAAGCCGGCCGCCAAGCCGGTGGCGAAGAAGGTCGCCCCGGCAAAGAAGCCCGCACCCGCCAAGAAGCCGACTGCCAAGCCGGTGGCGAAGAAGGCGGCCCCGGCGAAAAAGCCAGCGCCCGTCAAGAAGCCGGTCGCCAAGACTGCGGCTACGGCCAGCAAGTCCGCTCCCGCACCGGCGAAGAAAGTGCCTGCTGCCAAACCGGCCCCGGTGAAAGCTGCGCCCGTGAAGGCAGCTGTAGCCAAGCCCGCGCCTGCAGCGGCGAAGTCCGCCCCGGTGGCATCCAGGCCAGCTCCGGCAAAGGCCGCACCCGCCAAGACCGCGCCTGCGCCGTCCAAGGCGGCTCCGGCAGCCAAGAAGGAAGCCGCGCAGGTCGCCGCTCCCAAGCCGGTTGCGGTGGTCCGCAAGCCGCAGGGCAAGGTGGCAGTGGCCCTGGTGTCCAGGCCCGCCAGCCCCGCCCCGAAGGGCAAGCTCAAGGTCGTTCCGTACCAGACCGACGAGGCTACCGGCCGCCCGATCCTGCCGGTTGGTTACAAGCCGGGTGCCGACGAGGAATACATGAGCCCGTTGCAGCTCGAGTATTTCCGCCAACGCCTGGCCAACTGGCGCAGCGACCTGGTCGAGGAATCCAAGCAGACCATCGAGAACCTCAAGGAAGAAGTGCGCGATGTCGGCGACGAGGCCGAACGCGCCACCCGCGAGACCGAGAACTCGCTGGAACTGCGTACCCGCGACCGCTACCGCAAACTGATCGGCAAGATCGACAGCACGCTGAAGCGGCTGGACGGCGGGGATTACGGGTTCTGCGTGGATACCGGCGAAGAGATCGGCCTGGATCGCATGGAGGCGCGGCTCACCGCCGAGCGCACCATTGACGCGCAGGAACGCTGGGAACACATGCAGAAGCAGATGGGCGACTGA
- a CDS encoding SufE family protein: protein MSDSPFPLEATPAEAQAAIAEEFAFFGDWSERYQYLIDLGRKLPPFPDAWKSEEHRLLGCQSMVWIVPSGDAAKLEFAAASDSAIVSGLVFLALRVYSGRSAQEILATDPDYIAAIGLAKHLSPTRSNGLAALLAFIREHAMHMQARATLHE from the coding sequence ATGAGCGACTCGCCCTTCCCGCTCGAAGCGACGCCGGCCGAAGCGCAGGCCGCCATCGCCGAAGAATTTGCGTTCTTCGGCGACTGGTCGGAGCGCTACCAGTACCTGATCGACCTCGGCCGCAAGCTGCCGCCCTTCCCCGATGCCTGGAAGAGTGAGGAGCATCGCCTGCTCGGTTGCCAGTCGATGGTCTGGATCGTGCCATCGGGTGACGCAGCGAAGCTCGAATTCGCCGCCGCCAGCGATTCGGCCATCGTCTCGGGCCTGGTGTTCTTGGCCCTGCGCGTCTACTCGGGGCGCAGCGCCCAGGAGATCCTGGCCACCGATCCCGACTACATCGCCGCCATCGGCCTGGCCAAACACCTGTCGCCGACCCGCAGCAACGGCCTGGCCGCCTTGCTGGCCTTCATCCGCGAACATGCCATGCACATGCAGGCCAGGGCCACCCTGCACGAATGA
- the cysS gene encoding cysteine--tRNA ligase produces the protein MTPSSSTLHLYNTLTRRLEAFAPLDPASPTMYVCGPTVYNYVHIGNARGPVVFGVLAALLRRRYGGLRYARNITDVDDKINAAAKELGTPISTITDQYAAAYREDMAMLGVDGDFAPDIEPAATAHMPQMIAMIERLIAEDHAYAAEGHVLFAVASFDGYGKLSRRDTDEMLAGARVEVAPYKRDAGDFVLWKPSTDDLPGWDSPWGRGRPGWHIECSAMAEAHLGATIDIHAGGIDLQFPHHENEVAQSECAHGGAPFARWWLHNGMLNFGGAKMAKSVGNIQRVHDLVREHPPEALRYALLSAQYRQPLEWSDSLIEQSVRTLDRLYGTLRDLADVDAQAVIPASIEAALDDDLNTTAALAEIARIAGEARKAASAEDRAALKSQLLGAGRVLGLLQQTPTAWFARGASNDDDARIQALIDERIAAKASRDFARADAIRQQLAEEGILLEDTTAGVRWKRA, from the coding sequence ATGACTCCGTCTTCCAGCACGTTGCATCTCTACAACACCCTGACCCGGCGGCTCGAAGCGTTCGCACCGCTCGACCCCGCCAGCCCGACGATGTACGTCTGCGGCCCCACGGTCTACAACTACGTGCACATCGGCAATGCGCGCGGGCCGGTGGTGTTCGGCGTGTTGGCTGCCCTGCTGCGCCGCCGTTACGGCGGCCTGCGCTACGCACGCAACATCACCGACGTCGACGACAAGATCAACGCGGCAGCAAAGGAACTCGGCACCCCGATTTCCACGATCACCGACCAGTACGCCGCGGCGTATCGCGAGGACATGGCGATGCTCGGCGTGGATGGCGACTTCGCCCCCGACATAGAGCCGGCCGCGACCGCGCACATGCCGCAGATGATCGCGATGATCGAGCGGCTGATCGCCGAAGACCATGCGTATGCGGCCGAAGGCCACGTGCTGTTCGCGGTGGCCAGCTTCGACGGCTACGGCAAGCTCTCGCGCCGCGATACCGACGAGATGCTGGCCGGTGCGCGCGTCGAGGTGGCGCCGTACAAGCGCGACGCCGGCGACTTTGTGCTGTGGAAGCCCTCCACCGACGACCTGCCCGGCTGGGACTCGCCCTGGGGCCGCGGCCGCCCGGGCTGGCACATCGAATGCTCGGCGATGGCCGAGGCGCATCTCGGCGCGACCATCGACATCCACGCCGGCGGCATCGACCTGCAGTTCCCGCACCACGAGAACGAAGTCGCGCAGAGCGAGTGCGCGCATGGCGGTGCCCCGTTCGCACGCTGGTGGCTGCACAACGGCATGCTCAATTTCGGCGGCGCCAAGATGGCGAAGTCGGTCGGCAACATCCAGCGCGTCCACGACCTGGTCCGCGAGCATCCGCCGGAAGCACTGCGCTACGCGCTGCTGTCCGCGCAGTACCGACAGCCGCTGGAATGGTCGGATTCGCTCATCGAGCAATCGGTGCGCACGCTGGATCGCCTGTACGGCACCTTGCGCGATCTGGCCGATGTAGATGCACAAGCGGTGATTCCCGCCAGCATCGAAGCCGCGCTCGACGACGACCTCAACACGACCGCGGCGCTGGCCGAAATCGCCCGCATCGCCGGCGAAGCGCGCAAGGCCGCATCGGCCGAAGATCGGGCCGCGCTGAAATCGCAGCTGCTTGGCGCAGGCAGGGTGCTCGGCCTGCTGCAACAGACGCCGACTGCATGGTTCGCCCGCGGCGCCTCGAACGATGACGACGCGCGCATCCAGGCCTTGATCGACGAACGCATCGCCGCCAAGGCATCGCGCGACTTCGCCCGCGCCGATGCGATCCGCCAGCAGCTTGCCGAAGAAGGCATCCTGCTCGAAGACACCACGGCAGGCGTGCGCTGGAAACGCGCATGA
- the yidD gene encoding membrane protein insertion efficiency factor YidD — translation MDRSFASASFVSAALIALLRGYKRWISPLLGTRCRFMPTCSEYAMQAIDRFGTLKGSWLAIRRIGRCHPLHPGGHDPVPPSKEST, via the coding sequence ATCGACCGATCTTTCGCCAGCGCCTCTTTCGTCAGTGCCGCCCTCATCGCGCTGCTGCGCGGCTACAAGCGCTGGATCAGCCCACTGCTCGGCACCCGCTGCCGGTTCATGCCCACCTGTTCGGAGTACGCGATGCAGGCGATCGACCGATTCGGCACACTCAAGGGCAGCTGGCTGGCGATCCGCCGGATCGGCCGCTGCCACCCCCTGCATCCCGGCGGGCACGATCCAGTCCCGCCCTCGAAGGAATCGACATGA
- a CDS encoding MFS transporter — protein MSALPMSPLASIGFRWLMLYRICTLFSYQIVAVTVGWHVYELTRDPWSLGLIGLAEVIPFFCVAPFSGYLVDHLRRRRLGAIACTVLAFNAIVLALLTIGALPLQGLWPIYLAIAIGGVGRSFLGPVHNALFARVLRRDQFARGASIGSVVFQTGLVLGPAIGGLLVGAAGKWVAYALAAVFALAAAGALLCMPVSEPPQQQQRGPVFASIGDGLRFVFGHQILLAALALDMFAVLFGGAISLAPAFIKDVLHAGPEALGILRGAPALGSVAAALWLARHPLQANAGRIMLAAVACFGACMIGFGLSTAFWLSVFFLLLSGVFDGVSVVLRSTVLQLSTPDGMRGRVSSVNSIFISSSNELGAFYAGSMARLLGLVPAVVVGGFVTIGVVGITAWKAPRLRKLDLRELQ, from the coding sequence ATGAGCGCGCTGCCGATGTCGCCGCTGGCCAGCATCGGTTTCCGCTGGTTGATGCTGTATCGGATCTGCACGCTGTTCTCTTACCAGATCGTCGCGGTCACCGTGGGCTGGCATGTCTACGAGCTCACCCGCGACCCCTGGTCGCTGGGCCTGATCGGCCTGGCCGAGGTCATTCCGTTCTTCTGCGTGGCACCGTTCTCCGGTTATCTGGTCGATCACCTGCGCCGACGCCGGCTGGGCGCGATCGCCTGCACCGTGCTCGCGTTCAACGCCATCGTGCTGGCCCTGCTCACCATCGGTGCCCTGCCGCTGCAAGGCCTGTGGCCGATCTATCTGGCGATCGCCATCGGCGGCGTCGGTCGCTCCTTCCTGGGCCCCGTGCACAACGCGCTGTTCGCGCGCGTGCTGCGTCGAGACCAGTTCGCGCGTGGCGCGAGCATCGGCAGCGTGGTGTTCCAGACCGGCCTGGTGCTGGGCCCGGCCATCGGCGGCCTGCTGGTCGGCGCAGCAGGCAAGTGGGTGGCCTACGCATTGGCTGCAGTGTTCGCATTGGCGGCCGCCGGCGCGCTGCTGTGCATGCCGGTCAGCGAACCACCGCAGCAACAGCAACGCGGCCCGGTATTCGCCAGCATCGGCGATGGCCTGCGTTTCGTGTTCGGCCACCAGATCCTGCTGGCCGCGCTGGCGCTGGACATGTTCGCGGTGCTGTTCGGCGGTGCGATCTCGCTGGCACCTGCGTTCATCAAGGACGTGCTGCACGCCGGACCGGAGGCGCTGGGTATCTTGCGCGGCGCGCCCGCGCTGGGATCGGTGGCCGCGGCGCTGTGGCTGGCCCGGCATCCGCTGCAGGCCAATGCCGGCAGGATCATGCTGGCGGCGGTGGCCTGCTTCGGCGCATGCATGATCGGCTTCGGCCTGAGCACGGCGTTCTGGCTGTCGGTGTTCTTCCTGCTGCTGTCTGGCGTGTTCGATGGAGTGTCGGTGGTGCTGCGCTCGACCGTGTTGCAACTCAGCACGCCGGACGGGATGCGCGGGCGGGTGTCGTCGGTCAACAGCATCTTCATCAGTTCGTCGAACGAACTGGGCGCGTTCTATGCCGGCTCGATGGCGCGCCTGCTGGGTCTGGTGCCGGCCGTCGTGGTGGGCGGCTTCGTCACCATCGGCGTGGTGGGGATCACTGCGTGGAAGGCACCGCGCCTGCGCAAACTGGACCTGCGCGAACTGCAGTAG
- a CDS encoding CsbD family protein, whose product MNKDIIAGNWKQLKGKAQAKWGDLTDDVFDVAEGNSEYLSGKLQEKYGWQRDRADKEVSDFRNTLN is encoded by the coding sequence ATGAACAAGGACATCATCGCCGGCAACTGGAAGCAGTTGAAGGGCAAGGCTCAGGCCAAGTGGGGCGACCTCACCGATGACGTGTTCGACGTTGCCGAAGGCAACAGCGAATACCTCTCCGGCAAGCTGCAGGAAAAGTACGGCTGGCAGCGCGATCGCGCCGACAAGGAAGTCTCCGACTTCCGCAATACGCTGAACTGA
- a CDS encoding acetylornithine deacetylase: MLQSVLNHLEALVSFDTRNPPRLIGTGGIFDYIRAQLPDFRAEVIDHGDGAVSLFAVRGNPRRVFNVHLDTVPSSEAWTADPHVMRRFDDRVVGLGVCDIKGAAAGLIAAANVTDGDAAFLFSSDEEANDPRCIAAFLGSDHGFSEAIIAEPTRCEAVLAHRGISSVLLKFRGEAGHASGANAMTANALHQVMRWGGNALDLVEGEANARFGGLTGLRFNIGKVEGGIKANMIAPSAEVRFGFRPLPSQDIDGLHLRFGSCATAGALERYEETFRGPSLPAGDVASAEERRLLARDLADELGLPIGNAVDFWTEASLFSQAGLTALVYGPGDIAQAHTADEFVTLDQLQRYTGTITRLLQNNLPGNQSQ, from the coding sequence ATGCTGCAATCCGTCCTGAATCACCTCGAAGCGTTGGTGTCGTTCGATACCCGCAACCCGCCGCGCCTGATCGGCACTGGCGGGATCTTCGACTACATCCGCGCGCAGTTGCCGGATTTCCGGGCCGAGGTCATCGATCACGGCGACGGCGCAGTGTCGCTGTTCGCGGTGCGCGGCAACCCGCGCCGGGTGTTCAACGTGCATCTGGACACGGTACCGTCGTCCGAGGCGTGGACGGCGGATCCGCACGTGATGCGCCGCTTCGATGATCGCGTGGTTGGTTTGGGCGTCTGCGACATCAAGGGCGCGGCGGCGGGGTTGATCGCTGCGGCCAACGTGACCGATGGCGATGCCGCATTCCTGTTTTCCTCCGACGAGGAAGCCAACGATCCCCGTTGCATCGCCGCATTCCTCGGCAGCGACCATGGCTTCAGCGAAGCGATCATCGCCGAGCCCACCCGTTGCGAGGCCGTGCTGGCGCATCGCGGGATCAGTTCGGTGCTGTTGAAATTCAGGGGCGAGGCAGGGCATGCATCCGGTGCCAACGCGATGACCGCGAATGCCTTGCACCAGGTGATGCGCTGGGGCGGCAATGCGCTGGACCTGGTCGAAGGCGAAGCGAACGCGCGCTTCGGTGGCCTCACCGGGCTGCGCTTCAACATCGGCAAGGTCGAGGGCGGGATCAAGGCCAACATGATCGCACCGAGCGCCGAGGTGCGCTTCGGTTTCCGCCCGTTGCCGTCGCAGGACATCGATGGACTGCATCTGCGCTTCGGATCCTGCGCGACTGCAGGCGCGCTGGAGCGCTACGAAGAAACGTTCCGTGGCCCTTCGCTGCCGGCCGGTGACGTCGCCAGCGCCGAGGAGCGCCGCCTGCTGGCGCGCGACCTCGCCGATGAACTCGGCCTGCCGATCGGCAACGCGGTCGATTTCTGGACCGAGGCCTCGCTGTTCTCGCAGGCCGGCCTGACCGCGCTGGTGTACGGCCCGGGCGACATCGCCCAGGCCCACACCGCCGACGAGTTCGTCACGCTCGATCAATTGCAGCGTTACACCGGCACCATCACCCGCCTGCTTCAAAACAACTTGCCTGGAAATCAATCGCAGTGA
- a CDS encoding dihydroorotase, with amino-acid sequence MTSTLIVNARLVNEGREFDGDLRFSDGRIAEIGNGLSARDGETVIDAAGRRLLPGMIDDQVHFREPGMEYKADMAIESAAAVAGGLTSFMDMPNTNPPTLNRDALEDKYRRATGRCHANYGFYMGASNDNLADVRAIDPKATPGLKVFMGASTGNMLVDNPETLDAIFRDTPVPIITHCEDTPTIDANLAAFKAIYGEDIPVECHPDIRSREACIKSTRLALSLANKHGTHLHVLHISTADELALFERGPLIRADGSRKKITAETCVHFLHFARGDYARLGNLIKCNPAIKDEADREAIIDALAGDILDVLATDHAPHTLEEKARPYAGAPSGLPLVQFALNAALELVHQGRLTTAQVVQKFAHAPAQLFDVANRGYLREGYAADLVLIDDTPYTVRREDVLSRCGWSPFEGTTFRSRIAATWVNGVLGWDGERLVGTPQGQRLQFDR; translated from the coding sequence ATGACCTCGACGCTGATCGTGAACGCCCGGCTGGTGAACGAAGGCCGCGAATTCGACGGCGACCTGCGCTTTTCCGATGGTCGCATCGCCGAAATCGGCAACGGGCTTTCCGCGCGCGACGGCGAAACCGTCATCGACGCCGCCGGCCGCCGCCTGCTGCCGGGGATGATCGACGACCAGGTGCATTTCCGCGAACCGGGCATGGAATACAAGGCCGACATGGCCATCGAGTCCGCCGCAGCGGTCGCCGGCGGGCTGACCAGCTTCATGGACATGCCGAACACCAATCCGCCCACGCTGAACCGCGATGCGCTGGAAGACAAATACCGGCGCGCCACCGGGCGTTGCCACGCGAACTACGGCTTCTACATGGGCGCGAGCAACGACAACCTGGCGGATGTCCGAGCGATCGACCCGAAGGCCACGCCGGGCCTGAAAGTCTTCATGGGCGCGTCCACCGGCAACATGCTGGTCGACAACCCGGAGACGCTGGATGCGATCTTCCGCGACACCCCGGTGCCGATCATCACCCACTGCGAAGACACCCCGACCATCGACGCCAATCTCGCCGCGTTCAAGGCGATCTACGGCGAGGACATCCCGGTCGAATGCCACCCGGACATCCGCTCGCGCGAGGCCTGCATCAAGTCCACGCGGCTGGCGTTGTCGCTGGCGAACAAGCACGGCACCCATTTGCACGTGCTGCACATCTCCACCGCCGACGAACTGGCGCTGTTCGAGCGGGGCCCACTGATCCGGGCCGACGGCAGCCGCAAGAAGATCACCGCCGAGACCTGCGTGCATTTCCTGCACTTCGCCCGCGGCGATTACGCGCGGCTGGGCAACCTGATCAAGTGCAACCCGGCGATCAAGGACGAGGCCGACCGAGAGGCGATCATCGATGCGTTGGCCGGCGACATCCTCGACGTGCTCGCCACCGACCACGCCCCACACACGCTGGAGGAAAAGGCGCGGCCCTACGCCGGCGCGCCCAGTGGCCTGCCGCTGGTGCAGTTCGCACTGAATGCCGCGCTGGAGCTGGTGCACCAGGGCCGCCTGACCACGGCGCAGGTCGTGCAGAAGTTCGCCCATGCACCCGCGCAGCTGTTCGATGTCGCCAATCGCGGCTACCTGCGCGAAGGCTATGCCGCTGACCTGGTGCTCATCGACGACACGCCGTACACCGTGCGCCGCGAGGACGTGCTGAGCCGTTGCGGCTGGTCGCCGTTCGAGGGCACCACCTTCCGTTCGCGGATCGCTGCGACGTGGGTGAACGGCGTGCTGGGCTGGGACGGCGAACGCCTGGTCGGGACGCCGCAGGGGCAGCGTTTGCAGTTCGATCGATGA
- a CDS encoding M23 family metallopeptidase — MIGGGGAIPMRATRLPATASQGAMVTGNTHPAAIVEYAGRTLRVTPYGTFVFGIGRDATGDVMLRIRQPATGWIEHRLTVTARDWPVERINGVPPATVNPPKAIAERIEREQTRVVAVRTRDDARTGFAQAFIWPVQGRISGRFGNQRVYNGTPKSPHSGMDIAVATGTPVKAPADGVITFADPGLYLTGGTVVLDHGHGISSNFLHLSRIDTKVGDVVKQGDVIGAVGATGRATGPHLHWGMNWFDTRIDPLLVLERN, encoded by the coding sequence ATGATCGGTGGCGGCGGCGCCATCCCGATGCGCGCGACTCGCTTGCCGGCAACCGCATCGCAGGGCGCGATGGTGACCGGCAATACGCATCCCGCCGCCATCGTCGAATACGCAGGGCGCACGCTGCGGGTCACGCCCTACGGCACTTTCGTGTTCGGCATTGGCCGCGACGCCACCGGCGATGTCATGCTGCGGATCAGGCAACCGGCGACCGGCTGGATCGAACACCGCCTGACAGTGACCGCGCGCGATTGGCCGGTCGAACGGATCAACGGCGTGCCGCCCGCCACGGTAAATCCGCCGAAAGCCATCGCCGAACGCATCGAACGTGAGCAGACCCGGGTGGTCGCCGTGCGCACCCGCGACGATGCACGCACCGGCTTCGCACAAGCGTTCATCTGGCCCGTGCAGGGTCGCATCAGCGGACGTTTCGGCAACCAGCGCGTGTACAACGGCACGCCGAAGTCGCCGCATTCGGGGATGGACATCGCCGTGGCAACCGGCACGCCTGTCAAGGCTCCCGCCGATGGCGTCATCACCTTCGCCGACCCGGGCCTCTATCTCACCGGCGGCACCGTCGTGCTCGACCACGGCCACGGCATCAGCAGCAATTTCCTGCACCTGTCGCGCATCGACACCAAGGTCGGGGACGTGGTGAAACAGGGCGATGTCATCGGTGCCGTAGGGGCCACCGGCCGCGCGACTGGCCCGCACCTGCATTGGGGCATGAACTGGTTCGATACCCGCATCGACCCGTTGCTGGTGCTCGAACGCAACTAG
- a CDS encoding N-acetylornithine carbamoyltransferase, giving the protein MQPTHFLNTQDWSRADLDALLTQAALFKRNKLGSELKGKSIALVFFNPSMRTRTSFELGAFQLGGHAVVLQPGKDAWPVEFDLGTAMDGDTEEHIAEVARVLGRYVDLIGVRAFPKFVDWQRDREDIVLKAFAKYSPVPVINMETITHPCQELAHAMALQEHFGTPDLRGKKYVLTWTYHPKPLNTAVANSALTIATRMGMDVTLLCPTPDYVLDQRYMDWAAQNVAESGGSLAVSHDIESAYAGADVVYAKSWGALPYFGNWEPEKPIRDQFKHFMVDEAKMALTNNGVFSHCLPLRRNVKASDAVMDSPNCIAINEAENRLHVQKAIMAALVR; this is encoded by the coding sequence ATGCAGCCGACGCATTTCCTCAACACCCAGGACTGGAGCCGGGCCGACCTCGACGCCTTGCTGACCCAGGCGGCCTTGTTCAAACGCAACAAGCTCGGCAGCGAGTTGAAAGGCAAGTCGATCGCGCTGGTGTTCTTCAATCCGTCGATGCGCACCCGCACCAGCTTCGAGTTGGGTGCGTTCCAGTTGGGCGGCCACGCGGTGGTGCTGCAGCCCGGCAAGGATGCCTGGCCGGTCGAATTCGACCTGGGCACGGCGATGGACGGCGATACCGAAGAACACATTGCCGAGGTGGCGCGCGTGCTGGGTCGCTACGTGGATCTGATCGGCGTGCGTGCGTTCCCGAAATTCGTGGACTGGCAGCGCGACCGTGAGGACATCGTGCTGAAGGCCTTCGCGAAGTATTCGCCGGTGCCGGTGATCAACATGGAGACGATCACCCACCCCTGCCAGGAATTGGCGCATGCGATGGCCTTGCAGGAGCACTTCGGCACGCCTGACTTGCGCGGCAAGAAGTACGTGCTGACCTGGACCTACCACCCGAAGCCGCTGAACACCGCGGTGGCGAATTCCGCGCTGACCATCGCCACCCGCATGGGCATGGACGTGACCCTGCTTTGCCCGACGCCTGACTACGTCCTCGACCAGCGCTACATGGACTGGGCCGCGCAGAACGTGGCCGAGAGCGGCGGCTCGCTGGCGGTCAGCCACGATATCGAAAGCGCCTACGCCGGTGCCGACGTGGTCTACGCCAAGAGCTGGGGCGCGCTGCCGTATTTCGGGAACTGGGAACCCGAGAAGCCGATCCGCGACCAGTTCAAGCACTTCATGGTCGACGAAGCCAAGATGGCGCTGACCAACAACGGCGTCTTCAGCCATTGCCTGCCGTTGCGACGCAACGTCAAGGCCAGCGATGCGGTGATGGATTCGCCCAACTGCATCGCCATCAACGAAGCCGAAAATCGCCTGCACGTGCAGAAGGCGATCATGGCGGCGCTGGTGCGCTGA